One Mangrovimonas cancribranchiae DNA segment encodes these proteins:
- a CDS encoding DUF1684 domain-containing protein → MRFILSLFLAVTLFTCAQDKQPLLGDTDWQREQNADFKDATKSPLKSKDRKHFKGLDFFKVDSSFVVQARLELTPDSKWFKMKTTTNRISEERVYGILHFTLKGTSYKLNVYQGKDLMTREGFEDYLFLPFLDNTNGDSTYGGGRYIDLRIPKDDTIVIDFNKAYNPYCAYNEKYSCPIVPRKNYLDTNITAGVKAFKK, encoded by the coding sequence ATGAGATTTATTCTGAGTTTATTTTTAGCTGTTACATTATTTACATGTGCCCAAGATAAACAACCTTTATTAGGTGATACCGATTGGCAGCGTGAACAAAATGCCGATTTTAAAGATGCTACTAAATCACCTTTGAAATCAAAAGATAGAAAACACTTTAAAGGACTAGATTTTTTTAAAGTAGACTCTAGTTTTGTGGTACAAGCTAGATTAGAACTCACGCCAGACAGTAAATGGTTTAAAATGAAAACAACAACTAACCGCATAAGTGAAGAGCGTGTGTATGGTATTCTACATTTTACTTTAAAAGGAACCTCTTATAAACTTAATGTATATCAAGGTAAAGATTTAATGACACGCGAAGGGTTTGAAGATTATCTGTTTTTACCGTTTTTAGATAATACCAATGGCGATAGTACTTATGGCGGTGGACGCTACATCGATTTGCGTATTCCTAAAGATGATACGATTGTTATTGATTTTAATAAAGCTTACAACCCGTATTGCGCCTATAACGAAAAATATTCATGTCCTATTGTTCCTAGGAAAAATTATCTTGATACCAATATTACAGCAGGTGTAAAAGCCTTTAAAAAATAA
- the crcB gene encoding fluoride efflux transporter CrcB, protein MLKSLVFVFLGGGVGSVLRFLLGKYLNNSQTGIPYGTFLANILGSLLIGIILGLAAKNNTLSQNQTLLLATGFCGGFTTFSTFAYENHVFLKSGDFTSFAFYTIASFIVGFLAVFLGIYLAK, encoded by the coding sequence ATGCTTAAAAGTCTAGTATTCGTTTTTTTAGGTGGTGGTGTTGGTAGCGTATTACGTTTTTTATTGGGTAAATATCTTAATAACTCTCAAACAGGCATTCCTTATGGTACTTTTTTAGCCAATATATTGGGAAGTTTACTTATTGGTATTATTCTTGGTTTGGCAGCAAAAAACAATACTCTATCACAAAATCAAACATTACTATTAGCCACTGGATTTTGTGGTGGTTTCACCACCTTTTCAACATTTGCTTATGAAAACCATGTATTTTTAAAATCGGGTGATTTTACAAGTTTTGCGTTTTATACTATAGCTAGTTTTATTGTTGGCTTTTTAGCTGTGTTTCTTGGTATTTACTTAGCTAAATAA
- a CDS encoding SRPBCC family protein: MKFLKYLLFIILIAIIGMAIYIAVQPNEFEVKRTRTIKAPAKVIYNQIIDFKNWEAWSPWLEKDPTTKLTYAEKTKGVDGAYSWKDKDGAGNMKTIGAREFSDIEQELQFADYTPSKITWKFTPTEDGQTQVTWKMNSDNIPFMFKGYAAFMGGFDKMIGPDFERGLEKLDSISTAKLKEYSIKVNGLTQHGGGYYIYTTASCRIDDIKNKIPEMMPKVGAFAANSNISQAGMPFTLYHDWNEEQGTVILSCCIPTTEKIIIPEGDILTGQLEPFKAVKTTLKGDYNNLSEAWEKTMTYVEQYNLVFADKHTMVESYVTDPGKEPNPAEWITELFIAIK, from the coding sequence ATGAAATTTTTAAAATATCTACTCTTTATAATCTTAATAGCCATTATAGGTATGGCAATTTATATTGCTGTACAACCTAATGAGTTTGAAGTAAAAAGGACTAGAACGATAAAAGCACCTGCTAAGGTAATTTATAATCAGATTATTGACTTTAAAAACTGGGAAGCTTGGTCGCCTTGGTTAGAAAAAGATCCGACAACTAAGTTAACCTATGCTGAAAAAACAAAAGGTGTTGATGGGGCATATTCTTGGAAAGATAAAGATGGTGCTGGAAACATGAAAACTATTGGTGCTAGAGAGTTTTCTGATATTGAACAAGAACTTCAATTTGCCGATTATACACCTTCTAAAATAACTTGGAAGTTCACACCTACAGAAGATGGCCAAACACAAGTTACTTGGAAAATGAATAGCGACAATATTCCGTTTATGTTTAAAGGCTATGCAGCGTTTATGGGTGGTTTTGATAAAATGATTGGCCCTGATTTTGAGCGCGGCTTAGAAAAACTAGATAGCATTTCCACAGCAAAGCTTAAAGAATACAGTATTAAAGTAAATGGCTTAACACAACATGGCGGCGGCTATTATATTTACACCACAGCTTCATGCCGAATAGATGATATTAAAAATAAAATTCCAGAAATGATGCCAAAAGTAGGGGCTTTCGCCGCTAACAGCAACATCTCACAAGCTGGCATGCCATTTACCTTATACCATGATTGGAATGAAGAGCAAGGCACCGTTATTTTATCGTGTTGTATTCCTACTACCGAAAAAATTATTATTCCTGAAGGCGATATTCTTACAGGGCAGTTAGAACCGTTTAAAGCTGTAAAAACAACCTTAAAAGGCGATTACAATAACCTATCGGAAGCTTGGGAAAAAACCATGACATATGTCGAACAATATAATTTGGTGTTTGCAGATAAACATACTATGGTAGAATCGTATGTAACAGATCCTGGTAAAGAACCTAATCCAGCAGAATGGATTACCGAATTATTTATAGCTATTAAATAA
- a CDS encoding dipeptidyl-peptidase 3 family protein produces the protein MKFKSILPVALLVIMAFSCKEEASQPEVVETKPVEVAQEFDYTVEQFADIKVLRYQIPGWENLTLKEQKLVYYLTQAGLAGRDIIWDQNYRHNLKIREALEQVYTQYQGDKTTDDWKAFEVYLKRVWFSNGIHHHYSNTKLKPEFSSEYLTTLLTETSTTLEGEAFEVIFNDNDTKKVNKAKNIDNVAMSATNFYGPDVTNADVEAFYAKKTSPNPEKPLSFGLNSQLVKEDGELKERIYKSDGLYGSAIDEIVSWLEKAKSVAENKAQADALALLITYYKTGDLQTWDDYNVAWTAATEGNVDYINSFIEVYNDPLGYRGSYETIVQIKDFDMSEKMAVLSENAQWFEDNSPLMEDHKKKNVVGVTYKVVNVAGEAGDASPSTPIGVNLPNANWIRAAVGSKSVSLGNIINAYNNAGGSGRLKEFAHDEDEIQLEDTYGQLADKLHTALHEVIGHASGQLNPGVGETKETLKNYASTLEEGRADLVGLYYLYTPKLQELGLVDDWKSVGKAAYDGYIRNGLMTQLIRLELGDDVEEAHMRNRQWVSAWVFEKGQADNIIEKVTRDGKTYFNINDYDKLHELFGQLLRETQRIKSEGDFEAVQALVEGYGVKVDQDIHSEVLERNKQFTSAPYSGFVNPVLVPETNDAGDIISIKVTQPAGFPEQMLDYSKNHSFLPTVN, from the coding sequence ATGAAATTTAAATCGATATTACCAGTAGCCTTGTTGGTTATTATGGCTTTTTCGTGCAAAGAAGAGGCGTCGCAACCCGAAGTTGTAGAAACCAAACCTGTTGAAGTCGCTCAAGAATTTGACTATACGGTTGAACAGTTTGCCGATATTAAAGTATTAAGATATCAAATTCCAGGATGGGAAAACCTTACTTTAAAAGAACAAAAGCTTGTCTATTATTTAACGCAAGCGGGATTAGCTGGGAGAGATATTATTTGGGATCAAAACTACCGTCATAACCTTAAAATACGTGAAGCTTTAGAGCAAGTTTACACACAATATCAAGGTGATAAAACAACTGATGATTGGAAAGCGTTTGAAGTTTATTTAAAGCGTGTATGGTTTAGTAATGGTATTCACCATCATTATTCTAACACAAAATTAAAACCAGAATTTTCTTCAGAGTATTTAACCACATTATTAACAGAAACAAGTACCACTTTAGAAGGCGAAGCTTTTGAGGTTATTTTTAATGATAATGATACTAAGAAGGTTAATAAGGCAAAAAACATTGATAATGTTGCTATGTCTGCAACCAATTTTTATGGTCCAGATGTTACAAACGCCGATGTTGAAGCGTTTTATGCTAAGAAAACATCGCCAAATCCAGAAAAGCCATTATCGTTTGGGTTAAACTCCCAACTAGTTAAAGAGGATGGCGAACTAAAAGAGCGCATCTATAAATCGGATGGTTTATATGGTTCGGCTATTGATGAAATAGTATCGTGGTTAGAAAAAGCAAAATCTGTTGCCGAAAATAAAGCACAAGCCGATGCCCTTGCACTATTAATTACTTATTATAAAACAGGCGATTTACAAACTTGGGACGACTATAACGTAGCTTGGACAGCTGCTACCGAAGGAAATGTAGACTACATTAATAGTTTTATTGAAGTTTATAACGATCCATTAGGGTATAGGGGGTCTTATGAGACTATCGTTCAAATTAAAGATTTTGATATGTCTGAAAAAATGGCGGTTTTATCTGAAAACGCCCAATGGTTTGAAGATAATTCTCCATTAATGGAAGACCATAAAAAGAAAAACGTTGTTGGTGTTACATACAAAGTTGTTAACGTTGCTGGCGAAGCTGGAGACGCTTCTCCAAGTACCCCAATAGGCGTAAACTTACCAAATGCTAATTGGATTCGTGCGGCTGTAGGAAGTAAATCGGTATCCTTAGGGAATATTATTAATGCCTACAACAACGCAGGTGGTTCTGGTCGCTTAAAAGAATTTGCCCATGATGAAGATGAAATTCAATTAGAAGATACTTACGGACAATTAGCCGATAAATTGCATACCGCTTTACACGAAGTTATTGGTCATGCTTCAGGACAATTAAATCCAGGTGTAGGCGAAACGAAAGAAACCTTAAAAAATTACGCATCAACTTTAGAAGAAGGACGAGCCGATTTAGTTGGATTATACTATTTATATACTCCAAAGCTACAAGAGTTAGGATTGGTAGACGATTGGAAGTCCGTGGGTAAAGCAGCTTACGATGGTTATATTAGAAATGGTTTAATGACCCAATTAATTCGTTTAGAATTAGGAGACGATGTAGAAGAGGCACATATGAGAAATCGCCAATGGGTTAGTGCTTGGGTATTTGAAAAAGGACAAGCCGATAATATTATTGAAAAAGTAACTCGCGATGGTAAGACTTACTTTAATATTAATGATTATGATAAACTTCACGAATTGTTTGGTCAACTATTACGAGAAACACAACGTATCAAATCTGAAGGTGATTTTGAAGCGGTGCAAGCTTTAGTGGAAGGTTATGGTGTAAAAGTAGATCAAGATATTCATAGTGAAGTATTAGAACGAAATAAACAGTTTACATCGGCACCTTATAGCGGATTTGTAAATCCTGTATTAGTGCCAGAAACTAATGATGCTGGAGATATTATAAGTATAAAAGTAACGCAACCAGCAGGTTTCCCTGAGCAAATGCTAGACTACAGTAAAAACCACAGTTTTTTACCAACAGTTAATTAG